GCTGATAGCACGTCTCGACTGTGTCCTCCTCCGAAACATGAACGACCTCATCAATAATCGCGCCCTTGAGTATGTCAGGTCGCATGCTCGATCCAATTCCAGGGATGTAACGTTTTTGTGGCTCTTGTCCAAAAATCACTGATCCTACCGTGTCGACAGCAATGATCTTTATGTTCGGAAAACGTTCCTTCAATCGTTGCGAGATTCCCGTAATCGTGCCGCCAGAGCTAACGCCGATAAACGCATAGTCCAATGTCTCGAAGCTGTCTGCGATCTCGGCTCCCAGTCCGAAGTAATGGGCTCGAGCGCTATCCGGATTTCCATACTGGTTGGTCCAAAACGAGTTCTTCGTCTCATTAAGCAGACGATTGACCGTTTGGATGCGCGTTAGGAGAAATCCTCCTGTCTCGTCACGGTCCGTTACTTTTACGACCTCATGGGAAAACGCCCTGAGCAAATTCTCATATACAGGATTAATATTGGGGTCAATGACTGGAATAAATTTAATTCCGATTCGCTTGCATAAAGTCGCCAAAGCGATCGCAAAATTTCCCGAAGAAGACTCGACTACGGTAGTATCCGGCGTAATCTCTCCTCTTTTGATCGCCTCCTGTAATATGTAAAAGGCCGGCCTCACTTTTACACTTCCCATGAGGTTGTTGTACTCCAGCTTGCAAAACAGATTGATGTGCTCATGCTCAAGTTTGATTAAAGGCGTATTGCCAATCATGTGACTTATGGCCATCATTTTCGTTAGCATGTTGAGCCCTCTCTCCCGTTTTTTCCCGTCTTCGTCCAATCGACTGAAACTATCTTGGCTCCATGAATCAAGCGGATTTTGCATCCATTTTTTGCTGGATGTAACCTGCCAACATTTTCATATCTTGAAAGTTTTCTAAATGGAGCATGTCATCATCGAATTCAATCCCAAACTCTTTTTCAACCTTTACAACCGACTTGATAAAGGTTAGTGAATCAATGTACTCCGTAAGTTCTCCGCTTTCGTTCACGTACTCAGAAAACAACTGCAGGAGCGTCTCGTATACTTCGTTTTCCTTTTCCATATGAGTCCCTCCATGTGGTAAATGCTTACACAACAACGTCAACCCGTTCCAGCACTTCTCTTGTTTTGGTGACTGCCTCGAATTCCTGCGTTTTAATGCTGCTGATTTTTTGCAGAACGCGATGAACCATATCACTGCGATTACTGTCAAAAGCCTTGAGAATCATATTGGTCGTAATTTTCCATTGATGTCCGATACTGCGATACAGCTCGGCAAGATTTGCAAAGTTTTCGTACTTCTCACTGATCGCTTGCAGCACATTGGCATACATCGCTCGTGTTTGTGCCATGCTGATCAAGCTGTGGTTAAGGATATCGAGATGATCGTCTGTAATCTCCACTCCGCTAGCGAGAAAAGCCTCTACATCTTTGAGAAAAGGATCAAGGGATTTCAGCCCTACCTCGATGTTGACATCGTCGGGCACATCCAACTCCCGCTTGATGTGACTTATGTCGCACCGTCCCTCTAGTACGCTGAGATTGCTCCTGACCGCTTCTAGTAACTGATCAGGCGTCGGATGCTGGGAATCTGAAAGTACCAATTCAAATGAACGATTGTGGAGTGGATACCATTCACCTGTACCTGCATCCCGATAGGAAGAGTTACTCGCCTGTAAAAATTGCTCGATGGACAACAGACCTTTGTAGCGGTAGTAATCATCGACGATCAGCAGCTGGTTACCTTCTCTTCCGGTGACAATGATGCTATGCATTTCAGGCAGGTCCTGATAATAAGGGTTGTACGGGAGTTCTGCCATGTTGCAGAGGACGATTGTCGGTACCTCCCGTTCCAGACGTTCTTGTATATTTGCCAAAAACAAGTCGTCTTCTGGTTCAGCCCGTCCTTCTACGCGGATATTGTGTATCCACATAAGCTCACTGACTGTTCTCATGTATTGACCGTTTACATCTCCATAAGGAGAATCCTGCGTTTTAAGATAGATGGCACCGCACTGCTTCCAAGCTGTTTCCAAGGCGGAAAAATTCAGGTATTTCAGAACCGTGAAGATAGAAGCGCCGATGCAATCCAGGTTCGGATGCTTGCTCGGTTGAATCTCGGCGAGTGACATGAGCACTCTCCTCCCTGTCTATCGTAATGGTAAACACATGCGACTATCGGATATCCGAATCACGTTCACGCAAGGCGAATACTTGTTGCAGAAATTGACGAGTGAGAGAACTCAACTTGTCGGCAGCAGCTTCCACATCAGATCGCTTCAACATTTTTTCTTTGTATAAGCTAAGGGCATAGCGATTCACCGCGTTATTCGATGTCTGTAAAATCTCCTCTGCCAATTCTCGTACAGACTGATCTGCGTGTGGAATGTACCAGTCCAATAATGTTTCCACGCACAGTTCTTTTCCGCCTAATTGAACGTAGAGCTCGTTTAAATTGGCTTCATGAAAATAGGTGTCTGGCTGCTCCGTAAGCGATAACAACAGCGTAAGCTCACGGCCAGATTGTTGTTTACTCTCGACCGCTTTTAGTAAACGCAGCAATTCCTGCTCTGCGCTCGCACGCAAGCTTGCCTCGTCATCTGAAATGCGATCGAGCACCATGATCAGCCGAGAATGCGGCTCAATATTTGCATAAATCTCCTCAAGCGTTTGATAGGTTGTGGAGAATTTATCGTACTGGATTCGCTGAGCTTGCCCGCGAGTCAAATGATTGTGATTGATGATTGTATAGACCTGCTTTTCATGGTCATAGCCAGTGATGACGGTGAGATGATCGGTATGTTCCTTCTGGTATTGCGGTGTGTAAAAGGTGTAGTACTCGTCAAATGCAACCATTACTGGCTTGCCTTGATCCAATTGGCGAATGATCGACTCATGCAATTCATCCAGACGAGCGACAGGTACGAGTTTGACCCGATAGCCAAATTTGTAAAGCATCTCCTCATCCGACAAATATCCCATAACCTCAGCATGTTCCCGATACGAATAGGGGTACCCCTCGGCATCAAGCTGATAGCCGCGCTTCAACCCGAGAAAAAGCTTAAAATACGGAATCAGATGGGCATCCTGCTCCTCCATTAATAAAGCGAGACCGCGATCATAACAATTCCATTGACGCCAGGATAAATGACTGACATCAGCATACGAGCTGCGCTTGATTTGCGTACCATGCGATGATTTTGTGTTTCGTTGTTGAACAGTTTGGACGGCAGTAGCAGCTGCCTCTGCTTTCGCAACCTGTTCAACCTCATGCCCAGCCGCATCAAGATAGGCAGCAAAGTCGGAAATCGTCAAATGGGTAAGCAGGTCTTGTACTTCTACTTCTCGGTTCATCCGCTTGGAAATTTCGCTGATCATTTTAATCGCAATGATCGAGTCCCCGCCCAGCTCGTAAAAATTGTCATGGACATCTACTTCTTCAAGCCCCAGGACATATCCCCAAATGCGAGCCAGCTCTTGCTCTAAAGCGGTGTAGGTATCATGTTTTCTCCCACGTACCACCACGTTTGGCAGCTTCGCTTCACCAGATTTTTGCGGTGCAAACTTGTCATTTTCTCTACCGGCATCCTTGCCAAGAGCAAGAGAATGAAGAGAAGAAATGTCCAGCCAACAACGTTTACGCTCAAACGGATAAACAGGGAGGTGCACGCGCCGCGGCTTTTTAAACGTATACATGGCACTCCAGCGTACATCTGCCCCGCTCACATACAATTCGCCGAGCTCTTTCAGATCAGACAACTCTTTGCTTTGCGCCAATAAAAGCTTTTGCAAAAGAGAATCAGCAGCCTTATTCATCGCTTGTTGTTCTGCCTCAGTCAGAATCCCTGGTTCTCTATCAGCTTTTTCCCGCGAAATAACCTTGTGCCAGCCGAAGAAAATATCCGGGTCAGAAAGTGTTGTCCAGTCGCTCGCACACAGCTTGGAGATTTTTGCGGCAAAATCGTCCATGTCCTTGCAAATCAGCAGCAAACGGTAGCCGTAGTGACTACGGCCCGTATTTGCCGTAAAGCTGAGACTTTCCAATGTCGGCAGTTCCTCCACAGGCTTGCTGGTCCACTTCTGAAAGCGGAGCAACAGGTCGAGCAAGCTCTCCTTGCTTTTAGCTGATAAAGCGATAGTCTGAATCCCTTCGTCTTGCTTTGGGGGCTGTATGGATGGCGCTTCCTCAACAACCAGATGCACATTCGTTCCACTCATCCCAAAGGAACTGATTCCTGCCCGGCGTACACTTTGTTCTGGTTCCCAATCTGTCAATGTGTCATGGATGTAAATGGGAGATTGCTCAAAAGGAATCATCCGATTCGCCCGCTGGAAGTGCAAATGCGGAGGTATCTGCTTTTGTTTAAGAGACAGGATTACCTTGAAAAGACCAGCCATGCCCGCTACATGGTCGGTGTGACCGATGTTCGTCTTTACGGAGCCGATCCCACAAAATTGGCGTCGGCTTGTGTATGGGCGAAACGCTCTCTCTAGGCCGTCCATCTCCATCGGATCACCCAGCTTGGTACCTATGCTGTGCACCTCGATATAGGAAAGGGTTTGGGGATCAATCTGCGCATCTTTCCATGCCTGCTGGATCACTTCGGCTTGTGCCAGTGAATTTGGCGCCGTAAGACCAAAAGAATGACCGTCTT
This genomic stretch from Brevibacillus brevis harbors:
- the sbnA gene encoding 2,3-diaminopropionate biosynthesis protein SbnA, with product MLTKMMAISHMIGNTPLIKLEHEHINLFCKLEYNNLMGSVKVRPAFYILQEAIKRGEITPDTTVVESSSGNFAIALATLCKRIGIKFIPVIDPNINPVYENLLRAFSHEVVKVTDRDETGGFLLTRIQTVNRLLNETKNSFWTNQYGNPDSARAHYFGLGAEIADSFETLDYAFIGVSSGGTITGISQRLKERFPNIKIIAVDTVGSVIFGQEPQKRYIPGIGSSMRPDILKGAIIDEVVHVSEEDTVETCYQLYTEHGIFAGGSSGTSYWAIKNYFKDQKHAVKPNVVFLCPDGGMPYVNTVYNQEWVQWLHQQKHSFVGN
- a CDS encoding phosphopantetheine-binding protein, which codes for MEKENEVYETLLQLFSEYVNESGELTEYIDSLTFIKSVVKVEKEFGIEFDDDMLHLENFQDMKMLAGYIQQKMDAKSA
- a CDS encoding BtrH N-terminal domain-containing protein — translated: MSLAEIQPSKHPNLDCIGASIFTVLKYLNFSALETAWKQCGAIYLKTQDSPYGDVNGQYMRTVSELMWIHNIRVEGRAEPEDDLFLANIQERLEREVPTIVLCNMAELPYNPYYQDLPEMHSIIVTGREGNQLLIVDDYYRYKGLLSIEQFLQASNSSYRDAGTGEWYPLHNRSFELVLSDSQHPTPDQLLEAVRSNLSVLEGRCDISHIKRELDVPDDVNIEVGLKSLDPFLKDVEAFLASGVEITDDHLDILNHSLISMAQTRAMYANVLQAISEKYENFANLAELYRSIGHQWKITTNMILKAFDSNRSDMVHRVLQKISSIKTQEFEAVTKTREVLERVDVVV
- the edeG gene encoding edeine polyketide synthase EdeG encodes the protein MSKPLGLNRIKLNKQQTDAHSTDSKPNQHDIAVIGAACRFGSAENPAEFWRLLQAGQDCVRELPKERQNDLIPLLLAKGMTMEQIQFREAAYLNEIDKFDPQFFGLSPKEASQMDPNQRLFLLTCWEAIEDAGYGGTMLAGSRTGVYLGFSSDFGEEYRRMIRELEPDALSTSIIGNMKSVIASRISYLLDLKGPSMLVDTSCSSSLMAVHLACQAIRRGECEMALAGGVKLILLSLQDGSNDLGILSQSGRTRPFDNDSDGTGVGEGVGAVLLKPLAKALADGDSIYAVIKGSAANQDGHSFGLTAPNSLAQAEVIQQAWKDAQIDPQTLSYIEVHSIGTKLGDPMEMDGLERAFRPYTSRRQFCGIGSVKTNIGHTDHVAGMAGLFKVILSLKQKQIPPHLHFQRANRMIPFEQSPIYIHDTLTDWEPEQSVRRAGISSFGMSGTNVHLVVEEAPSIQPPKQDEGIQTIALSAKSKESLLDLLLRFQKWTSKPVEELPTLESLSFTANTGRSHYGYRLLLICKDMDDFAAKISKLCASDWTTLSDPDIFFGWHKVISREKADREPGILTEAEQQAMNKAADSLLQKLLLAQSKELSDLKELGELYVSGADVRWSAMYTFKKPRRVHLPVYPFERKRCWLDISSLHSLALGKDAGRENDKFAPQKSGEAKLPNVVVRGRKHDTYTALEQELARIWGYVLGLEEVDVHDNFYELGGDSIIAIKMISEISKRMNREVEVQDLLTHLTISDFAAYLDAAGHEVEQVAKAEAAATAVQTVQQRNTKSSHGTQIKRSSYADVSHLSWRQWNCYDRGLALLMEEQDAHLIPYFKLFLGLKRGYQLDAEGYPYSYREHAEVMGYLSDEEMLYKFGYRVKLVPVARLDELHESIIRQLDQGKPVMVAFDEYYTFYTPQYQKEHTDHLTVITGYDHEKQVYTIINHNHLTRGQAQRIQYDKFSTTYQTLEEIYANIEPHSRLIMVLDRISDDEASLRASAEQELLRLLKAVESKQQSGRELTLLLSLTEQPDTYFHEANLNELYVQLGGKELCVETLLDWYIPHADQSVRELAEEILQTSNNAVNRYALSLYKEKMLKRSDVEAAADKLSSLTRQFLQQVFALRERDSDIR